In Verrucomicrobiales bacterium, one genomic interval encodes:
- a CDS encoding Amuc_1100 family pilus-like protein produces the protein MLWLKRNLIFALSLVVAVGLFLFGSYYLFSKWSENSEVQKQLEETDASLKKIYDLKSTSPTATNIMILRQQDAELKTFLTNVMAARKPLDFDAKISSANFKTLLDNSLAQLNRQADQARIPVAQKEFGFSNIKPLVSFAEGSVPLLAEQLAEVKLICGILFRSEISALENLRRQAISKDDLAAVSSVDYHAIPKMTNDLTGEISSFHVVTFTAFSESLASVLENVERSPEALSVRLLSVLPAAPGKPGAGPAASGPFIPVNSGAPAGAAQRGQPRPGGPGAAAANQTRRLETLADEKAFRVSMLLEVTKAAPPAE, from the coding sequence ATGCTTTGGCTCAAGCGCAATTTGATTTTCGCTCTCTCCCTGGTGGTGGCGGTAGGATTGTTCCTTTTTGGCAGCTACTACTTGTTCTCCAAATGGAGCGAGAATTCAGAAGTCCAAAAACAGCTCGAGGAAACAGACGCCTCGCTCAAAAAGATTTACGATCTAAAGTCGACCTCTCCGACGGCGACCAACATCATGATCCTGCGTCAGCAGGACGCGGAGCTGAAAACGTTTTTGACCAACGTGATGGCGGCTCGAAAGCCGCTGGACTTCGATGCCAAGATCAGTTCTGCGAACTTCAAAACTCTTTTGGACAACAGTTTGGCTCAGTTGAACCGTCAGGCTGACCAAGCCAGGATTCCGGTGGCGCAGAAGGAGTTTGGCTTCTCCAATATCAAGCCGTTGGTCAGCTTTGCAGAGGGCAGCGTACCATTGCTCGCGGAGCAGTTGGCCGAGGTGAAGCTCATTTGCGGGATTCTCTTCCGATCCGAAATCAGCGCGCTCGAAAACTTGCGGCGGCAGGCGATCTCGAAGGATGACTTGGCGGCTGTCAGCTCGGTCGACTATCATGCGATTCCGAAGATGACCAATGATTTGACCGGCGAGATCAGCAGCTTTCACGTCGTCACGTTCACGGCCTTCAGCGAGTCGTTGGCCTCGGTGCTTGAGAACGTCGAACGCAGCCCTGAGGCCTTGTCCGTGCGACTGCTCTCGGTGCTGCCCGCTGCGCCCGGTAAGCCTGGTGCGGGTCCTGCGGCCAGTGGTCCGTTCATCCCTGTGAACTCGGGGGCTCCGGCCGGTGCGGCTCAGCGTGGGCAGCCGCGACCTGGTGGGCCGGGTGCGGCAGCCGCGAATCAAACTCGACGATTGGAGACTCTCGCGGATGAGAAGGCATTCCGGGTGTCGATGCTGCTTGAAGTGACCAAGGCCGCGCCGCCGGCGGAATAG